The sequence below is a genomic window from Salinispira pacifica.
ATATGAACCGCTCCGGGAATGTGGCCGTTTTTTTCGGCAGTCACCGTTTCGCCGCTGTATTCACCGGCGCTTCGGGCATCCACGATGGCGGTGTCGCCGGCATTCAGTACATTCAGGACATCCTCCAGCTCTGCAGTGGCCGTATTCTCTCCGGACCGGGTAAACAGGCCGTCCGGGTTTGCCGCCTCCGTTTCTGACGCTGCGGAGCCGTTTGTTACATTCTCATTACCGGTCTCTTCGGGAAGATTCTGCTGCCGCCAGGCCGGCCAGCCTCCGTCCAACAGGCTGATATTCTTCCGTCCCAGACTTTCAAGGATCCAGAACAGCTTGGCGGAGGGCACCAGCCCGCTTTCATCGTAGAGCAGAAGGCGGCGGCTGCTGTCGATTCCCGCATGACGGATTGTCCGGATCAGTTCTTCTTCCGGGAGCAGATCTCCCGCGGGAGACTCGGGATCCTGGAGTCCTGCTACGCTGATGCAGGCCGCACCGGGGATGTGTCCCCGGGAATACTGGTCTTTCCCGCGGCAATCAACCGGGAGGATTGCTCCTTCCCTGATCAGGCGCCTTGCTTCATCTGTGTGTATGAGCAGTTTGTTGATTTCCATGTATTGATCCTTTCCGGGGCGTGTTTCATCGGACTGCAATAATCTGCCGTTGTCCAGGGTTCTGCTATTCCGCCTTCTCTATGAGCACCTTCCAGTGCCCCCGGCCCAGTTTGTCCACACTGAGTACTTTATGTCCTTCCAGGTCCAGGCTGCGGGGTACGTTGGCCGCAGATTCGCTGTTTCCAAGGTGAACCTCAAGAATCTGCCCGTTTTCCAGTTCCTGAAGACCCTGCTGGGATTTTGCCAGGGTGAACGGACACACTTCGTCCCTGAGTTCCAGTGTTTTATTGCTTTGAATATCTGTCTTTGACATAATTTTCTCCCCGGCAGTCTTATTTTCCCGGCCCTGGCCTCCAGGCCGGGCCGGGAAAAAAGCTGCCTGCTGATCGGGTTGCTATGACCCTGCAGTTGGTGCTGCGTTATGATTCCACTGCTGTGTCGGGATGGTTGCCCCAGTCCGCCCAGGATCCGTCGTAGAGCCGGACATTCTGGTATCCCGCCACCCGCAGCGCCAGGTAGCTGTGAGCTCCCCGTACGCCGGTCTGGCAAAGAGTTACCGCCTCAACTTCTTCTGAGCTCAATGCCGTTTCATACAGGTTTTTCAGGGATTCAGAATCCAGGAATCCCCCTTCGCTGCTCTGGTTTGCCGTCCACTCCAGATGAACGGACCCGGGGATGTGGCCGCCTTTTTCCGCCCTCACGTCGCTGCCGCTGTACTCATCGGCGCTGCGGGTATCGATTACCACCAGGTTCTCATCATCCAGCCTGCTGCTGATGTACTCCCGGTCTGCAATCAGTTCGCTCTGAACGTCAGCGGTAAAATCACCGGTTTCCGGCAGCACTGCCTGGGTGGACAGTTCGAGGCCCGCTTCCTGCCAGGCTGCAAGACCGCCGTCCAGTACGTGCACATTTCCATGGCCCAGGTATTCCAGAGCCCAGAACACACGTGACGCCCACAAGCCGTGTCCGGCGTCATAAATCAGCACCGGCGTGTCATTCGATACTCCGATATCCCTGAAATTCCTGGCGACCTGTTCAGGATCAGGCAGCATTCCGGGAATGCCGTCCACCTCAGCCCACACCAGAGACCGGCCGGCCTGAACTGCTCCCGGGATGTGTCCTGCCCGGTAATCTTCGAGACTCCGGGCCGCATCGATAATGGTAATATCCCCGCTGAAATCTGCGACCCATTGGGGGCTCACAAGAATTTCATCTGAAGCCGTCCGCTCTGCTCCCGGGGAGGAGCATGCCACGGCGCTCAGTAAGAAAAATGCGGCAGCAGCGATCATTCCGGTTTTCCGGAAATTTCCCAAATGTAATGTGTGTACCTTCGCCATGATGTACCTCCTCCGGCGAATAAATATATTTTGCAGTCTATGCGACTGCCTGTGGCCCTTTAGCGGCCTTTTTCGATCCGTTGAAAACAAACCAGGTGGCAACCCAGCATCCTGCCATGATGCTCAGCACACCCAGGGCGGAGCCAATACTCAGGGCTGAAACACCGCTGATACCGTGACCGATATTGCAGCCGCCCCCCAGTGCTGCCCCGCTGCCCATGAGAAGACCTCCGGCACTCTGTCGCACCAGGGTTGATCCCGGGGGCAGGGAAAGCCGGGTCTCCCCCTCGATCCAGGCTGATATGTATGAGCCCAGGGGAACGCCCAGAAGAATATAGAGGGGCAATCCAACCCCCGAACCGTCACCGTCGGTGATGACATCCATGAACGCCCAGCTGGGCTGGGTGAACGAAAGACCGAAGTTTCTTCCCAAGGCTCCGGAAACCGCCCATACTGCCAGGGCAAGAACTCCCACCAGGATGCCGGTCTTTTTCCAGCCCCAGCCGATCACGAAATTCTGCCGCGGCGCCCGCAACAGCGGAATAATCAGGGCAGTGAGAAGAACTCCCACAACAAGCCATTGGGCGGCAGGAGTCTCGGCTCCCGCAAGATCAAAGAGGGTTGGAGCGCTGCCGTCGCCGCTGAGAGAACCCAGAATTCTGGGGCGGCGAAGCGCAGTCTGCAGCGGATTCAGTATTCCCCCGTTCATCATCTCCGTTCCCAGCAGAAAGAACAGCAAAGCCGCCCAGGAACCCAGCATGCCCCGTCCCGCCCGGTAATATGTTCCGCTGGCGCATCCGCCTGCCAGAACCATCCCTGCGCCGAATATCAGCCCGCCGATTATCAGAGCTGGCCAGAAGACCGGTGCCACCGAGGGGGTAACCACCCCGATCTGAGAAAGCAGGGTCACGCCGGGAATATTTATCAGCAGCACAATCAGCCAGCTTCTCAGCAGACTCCGGTCTTTCTCGAACAGAATGCTTCGGAAGGCGGTATTCATGCAGAACCCCCCTTTCTGAAGCACCCAGCCCAGGGCCGTTCCCAGTGTCAGCCCGGCAATAATGGTGATAAGCGTGTTCGATTCCATTGGTTCCTCCGTTTTCAGTTGTTCCGGTCCGGAATTCGTTCAAAAACCCGACGGGTTAAAAACATGCGAAGCTGCCGTCCCTGCGGATTACTGCGGTACGGAAGAGATCCCCGGCCGTATCAGAAACCGCAGCTGTATCAGAGGCTGCATCCGTATCAGAATCAAAAAGACGGATGAGCTCTCTGCCGCCGGAAATGCCGTACCATTGCCCGGAATCTCCGGGTATCAGCACGCCTGAAGCACCGCTGACCAGGCTCCGGGCAGTCCCAGGCAGTGCAATACGTGCCCCGGGCTGGGGGATTCCCTGTTCCTTCCATGCATCCGGATTTCTTCCGGCGGAATACACATCCACACCGGTTCGGTCAGCGGTTAATGCGTATATCCGGCCATTGTGCTCGATTATGTCCCCGGAATAGCCGGGTGAAGCCGGATCGGTCTTTTCTGTTGAGGTCCCGGACTGGTTTTCGGTATGTTCCAGGGACCTGGGATCCAAAACCCGCAATTCTCCCCGGGAAACGGCCAGCAAAACTTCACCCTTTGAAGCCTGAATAAGTCCCTCCACAGGTTCTCCATAGCGGGCAATCTCCTGAAGATTTGCGGTAAAAATGCTTCTGAGGCCGTTTTCCCCCCAGGTGTAGATCAGGCGTCCGCTGCCGCCCATCAGTCCCCTGTTGTGAATATCACCAGCAGGAGCATTCAGCGAAGGACGAATCTCAAGCATTTCGTGTTGATATTCCTGAACTGTGCTTCCCCGGGTTTCATCTTCAAAAAAAGCATAGAGTCTGCTGCCGTCGGAAGAAAAAACCAGTTCTTCAACCCCAGATGCAGAGATCTCATTGCGTCGTTGAAACTCAAAGGTTTCGGTGCTGAATACATCCAGGTAGGGGGCATCCTTGTATGCCACAAAAACAGATACTCCCCCCGGGGTGGGGCGCAACACCGACGGCCTGAATTCCAGCGTTCTGCTGGCCAGATGCCTGCCGTTCCCGCCGTCATAGAAGCTGAGTTTTTTCTCCTCTTCGGAAATGGCGGTTATGACATGAGTCTCGGCGGCGGATACAAATCCGGTCCCGCCGGGATGACGGGCAACCCCTGCAGCTGAAATGCTGAGAAGGATGGTGACTGCTGCTGCGATCACAGGTCCCAGGGGAAATGCGATGCCGTGCTTCCTGCTTTGTCCTGACATGAAAACCTCCGGGGAAGTCCCTCTGCGCTATGAATCCAATGAACCCGGCATTCAAGAACCAAAGTTGAAAAGGCTGATGCTCCGGGCTCCCGTTCTCTCAATTCACAATGCCTGCTTCAAACTTAACAATGTCAGTAAGTATACTAAACAAAGTAATAAGGTCAAGTATATTGAGAGGGGTTTTTCAATTTTTCGGGTTTATGAGGATGAAACGGTAAAAAATACTTGTAGATGCAACATTTTGCTTTCTCACAGAGCCGGTCAATAGTATATTTATGGCATGGATAAGCCCAGGTATCCCGACGAACCACAGCAGCCGGTTTCTCGTGCCACCGTACCGGTGCAGTTTATCAAATCCCTGTTCACCGCCTGGGCGGCGTTTTTCCTGGATTGGCTGGTTCTGGAGATACTTATTGATCTTACCGGGCTGGTTCCCAGCATTCTCAAACCCGCGAGCTACATTACCGCACTGATCTTCACCTTCCTGCTGTCAAAATACTGGATATTCAAACCCCGGGGACGGCATGCCACAGCCACCGAATCTCTTCTGTATGTCCTGGGAGCCGTGGTTTCTCTGGGGATTGCCGCAATGAGCATTCATACCCTCTCCGAACGCTATGCCGTTTTGGATTACCGCCTTGCCAACGCACTGGGTATGGCTCTGGTGTTTGTCTGGAATTTTTTCTACCGGAGAGTGGTGGTGTTTCCCGCCTCATCCGCCCCCTCATCCGCAGGTGCCCCGGCAGCAGGACCAGTAGCAGGACCAGTAACAGAAGCAGTAGGAGGACGAATAACAGGACGTGAAACAGCAGCGGGAGATACGGATTTGGTATGATACAATAATCCCCGGATGCAGATCATACAATACAGGGAGTTTCAGCATGAGAACCAGGCAAATCCTTTTAGGTGTTACCGGAAGCATTGCGGCATACAAGTCCGCCGAACTTGTACGATGTTTTATCAAGGCAGGTGCGGATGTGAAAGTTGTGATGACCCCTGCGGCCGGAGATTTTATCACCCCCCTTACTCTTTCCTCCCTCTCCAAAAACCCGGTGAGCAGCGCGTATTTTGATCCGGAAACCGGTGAATGGGACAGTCATGTTGAACTGGGCCTGTGGGCTGATGCAATGGTGATTGCACCGGCGTCGGCTAATACCCTTTCGTCCATGGCTGCAGGCGGCTGCGACAATCTCCTGCTGGCTGCCTATCTTTCCGCACGCTGTCCGGTGTATGCCGCTCCTGCAATGGATCTTGATATGTATGCCCACCCTGCAACCAGGCGCAGCCTTTCCATACTCCGGGAAGACGGGGTGCGGATTATCGAACCCGCCGAAGGCGAACTGGCCAGCGGACTCAGCGGTAAGGGCCGGATGGAGGAGCCTGAAACTATTGCCGCCCGGATCCTGGAAGACCTGGATAACGGCTCCCGCGCCGCCGATGCTGCCGGTTCAGCTCCCGGGGATCATGATCGTTCTGACCCGGGGCCGCCCCAGTTGTCGAAGTCCGCCTCCCTTAAGGGGCGAAAGGCCATGGTTACCGCCGGCCCCAGCTATGAGGACATAGACCCTGTCCGCTACATCGGCAACCGCTCCACGGGCAAAATGGGCTATGCAATCGCCGAAGCACTGGCATCTGCGGGCGCCGATGTGACCCTGATCAGCGGTCCCTCCCGCATGAGTACCGCCCATCCCGGGATCCGGCGGATCGATGTTCGTTCGGCACAGCAGATGTACGAGGCTGCACGGGATCACTTCCCCGATTCGGATATTGCCGTTCTGGCTGCTGCGGTGGCGGATTACCGCCCGGCCTTTCCCCACCGGCACAAGATGAAAAAGCAGTCCGGAGCCATGAGTCTGGAACTTGAGCGCACCGTGGATATTGCCGGCTCTCTGGCTGAAATCCGCAGGGATCATCAGTTCATTGTGGGGTTTGCTCTGGAAACCCGGGATGAAGAGGAAAATGCCCTCACCAAACTCCGGAAGAAGCGGTTTGATATGATTGTGCTCAACAGTCTCAACACCCCGGGGGCGGGGTTCGCCCACGATACCAATTCGGTAACCATCTATTTTTCCGACGGAAGCAGAGAGGAGGGGGCGCTGAAATCCAAAATACGGGTAGCCGAAGATATTGTCTGCCACATAGTCGAACGCCTCCCTTCCGTTTCTCACAGCGGTTCCGGTGTCGTA
It includes:
- a CDS encoding sulfurtransferase yields the protein MEINKLLIHTDEARRLIREGAILPVDCRGKDQYSRGHIPGAACISVAGLQDPESPAGDLLPEEELIRTIRHAGIDSSRRLLLYDESGLVPSAKLFWILESLGRKNISLLDGGWPAWRQQNLPEETGNENVTNGSAASETEAANPDGLFTRSGENTATAELEDVLNVLNAGDTAIVDARSAGEYSGETVTAEKNGHIPGAVHIEWQEHLEDILTPRFKPKEDLRKLYESRGVTPGQNVIVYCRSGTRSSHSYFTLRYLGYSEVKNYAGSWLEWGNHPDTPVSSAVRSGSD
- a CDS encoding sulfurtransferase TusA family protein, giving the protein MSKTDIQSNKTLELRDEVCPFTLAKSQQGLQELENGQILEVHLGNSESAANVPRSLDLEGHKVLSVDKLGRGHWKVLIEKAE
- a CDS encoding sulfurtransferase, which translates into the protein MAKVHTLHLGNFRKTGMIAAAAFFLLSAVACSSPGAERTASDEILVSPQWVADFSGDITIIDAARSLEDYRAGHIPGAVQAGRSLVWAEVDGIPGMLPDPEQVARNFRDIGVSNDTPVLIYDAGHGLWASRVFWALEYLGHGNVHVLDGGLAAWQEAGLELSTQAVLPETGDFTADVQSELIADREYISSRLDDENLVVIDTRSADEYSGSDVRAEKGGHIPGSVHLEWTANQSSEGGFLDSESLKNLYETALSSEEVEAVTLCQTGVRGAHSYLALRVAGYQNVRLYDGSWADWGNHPDTAVES
- a CDS encoding YeeE/YedE family protein — its product is MESNTLITIIAGLTLGTALGWVLQKGGFCMNTAFRSILFEKDRSLLRSWLIVLLINIPGVTLLSQIGVVTPSVAPVFWPALIIGGLIFGAGMVLAGGCASGTYYRAGRGMLGSWAALLFFLLGTEMMNGGILNPLQTALRRPRILGSLSGDGSAPTLFDLAGAETPAAQWLVVGVLLTALIIPLLRAPRQNFVIGWGWKKTGILVGVLALAVWAVSGALGRNFGLSFTQPSWAFMDVITDGDGSGVGLPLYILLGVPLGSYISAWIEGETRLSLPPGSTLVRQSAGGLLMGSGAALGGGCNIGHGISGVSALSIGSALGVLSIMAGCWVATWFVFNGSKKAAKGPQAVA
- a CDS encoding GtrA family protein is translated as MDKPRYPDEPQQPVSRATVPVQFIKSLFTAWAAFFLDWLVLEILIDLTGLVPSILKPASYITALIFTFLLSKYWIFKPRGRHATATESLLYVLGAVVSLGIAAMSIHTLSERYAVLDYRLANALGMALVFVWNFFYRRVVVFPASSAPSSAGAPAAGPVAGPVTEAVGGRITGRETAAGDTDLV
- a CDS encoding bifunctional phosphopantothenoylcysteine decarboxylase/phosphopantothenate synthase, with amino-acid sequence MRTRQILLGVTGSIAAYKSAELVRCFIKAGADVKVVMTPAAGDFITPLTLSSLSKNPVSSAYFDPETGEWDSHVELGLWADAMVIAPASANTLSSMAAGGCDNLLLAAYLSARCPVYAAPAMDLDMYAHPATRRSLSILREDGVRIIEPAEGELASGLSGKGRMEEPETIAARILEDLDNGSRAADAAGSAPGDHDRSDPGPPQLSKSASLKGRKAMVTAGPSYEDIDPVRYIGNRSTGKMGYAIAEALASAGADVTLISGPSRMSTAHPGIRRIDVRSAQQMYEAARDHFPDSDIAVLAAAVADYRPAFPHRHKMKKQSGAMSLELERTVDIAGSLAEIRRDHQFIVGFALETRDEEENALTKLRKKRFDMIVLNSLNTPGAGFAHDTNSVTIYFSDGSREEGALKSKIRVAEDIVCHIVERLPSVSHSGSGVVLKSGLDGSSADESGGRA